In Halanaerobium praevalens DSM 2228, the DNA window TAAATTTGTAGAAAGAGAAGAAGTTGTATATGGAATTACTACTGGTTTTGGAGAATTAAGTGAAATTTGTATTCCCAAAGCTGAAGTTGAACAATTACAAGAAAATCTAATCTGCAGCCATGCTTGTGGAGTTGGGGAAGCATTTGCAGAAGAAGTGGTTAGAACAATTATGTTACTGAGGGCTAATGCTTTAGCTGCAGGTGTTTCGGGGATTAGAGTAAGTACTTTAGAAACTTTGCTAGAAATGTTAAATAAAAAAGTTCATCCTGTTATACCAGAAAAAGGTTCTTTAGGTGCTAGTGGAGATTTAGCTTCTTTGGCACATATGGTTTTGGTTATGATTAATAAAGGAGAAGCATTTTATCAGGGAGCAAGAATAAGTGGAAAAGAGGCTCTGACTAAAGCTAATATTGAGCCTGTAACTTTGAAAGCTAAAGAAGGTTTAGCTTTAATCAACGGAACTCAAGTAATGACAGCAGTTGGTGCTTTAACTGTTTATGATGCTATTAATCTAGCTAAGCTTGCTGATATTTCTGCTGCCATGACTCTAGAAGCTGCCAAAGGAATTACAGATCCTTTTGATCAAAGAGTACATGCAGTAAGACCTCATAAGCATCAACAAGGTACTGCTAAAGATTTACTCAGATTAACAGAAGGAAGTCAGCTGACAACTAGGCAGGGTGAAATTAGAGTTCAAGATGCATATACTTTAAGGTGTTTACCTCAAATTCATGGGGCATCTAGAGATGCTATTGAATATGTTAAAGATAAAATAGATATCGAGATTAATTCTGTTACTGATAATCCATTAATTTTTACAGAAACAGAAGATGTTATTTCTGGAGGTAATTTTCATGGTCAACCAGTTGCTTTAGCTTTTGATTTTTTAGGTATTGCAATTGCTGAGCTGGCTAATGTAGCTGAAAGAAGAATAGAGAGGTTGGTTAATCCTAAACTAAGTGGTTTACCTGCATTTTTGGTAGAAGAAGAAGGACTTAATTCTGGTTTTATGATAACTCAGTATGCAGCAGCCTCTCTGGTATCTGAAAATAAGGTTTTAGCTCATCCTGCTAGTGTTGATTCTATACCTTCTTCTGCTAATCAGGAAGACCATGTGAGCATGGGGACTATTGGTGCTCGTAAAGCTAGAGATATTTTGTATAATACAAGTCGTGTCTTGGCAATTGAATTAATAACTGCTGCTCAAGCTATTGATCTAATAAATCCTGGTGGAGATAAACTTGGTAAAGGAACTAAAGCTGCTTATCAAGTTGTTAGAGATAATGTTAAAAAATTAGTTAAAGATCGAGTAATGTATAAAGATATTAATAAGAGTGCAGAGCTAATAGAAAAGGAAGAAGTTGTAAAAGCAGTAGAAAAGGCTATTGGTACTTTAAATCAGGAATTAGAAGAATAATTTGAGATTTTAAGTTAAGTTAAAATAAAAATTAAGATTTTTAAATTATATTTTAATTGAGAGAGAAAGGAGGTGTTTTAGACTATTAGTTTTAAAAAATATTATAAAAAAGTAAATAAAGATGTTTGGCAGGGTAGAGTAGATGACTCAGAAGATTTTACGGCTTTTAGATGGCACCAGTGGGTAGAATTTATTGATTTAAATAACTGTGATTTATCTTTGCAGGCAGCTGAAACTGGAATTTGTTTTTTAGGATTTTGCAGTGATCAGGGAGTTAAAAGAAATGGTGGTCGTCCAGGAGCTGCTAAAGGTCCAATAAGTATCAGAAAAGAACTAGCTAATTTGCCAATACAATTTACTAAAGAAACTAAGTTATTTGATGCAGGTAATATTATTTCTCCTGATCAGGCCTTAGAAAAACAGCAAGAATCTCTGGCATTAGCAGTAGCAAAAGTCTTAGATTTAGGGCTTTTTCCTATTTTATTAGGTGGAGGACATGAAATTGCATTTGGTCATTACAGTGGTTTATTAAAGTCTAAATATAAATTACAAAAAGATGCTCAAATAGGAGTTATAAACTTTGATGCTCACTTTGATATGAGACCTTATCAAAATGGTGGGAATTCAGGTACAATGTTTAGACAAATAGCTGATCAATGTCAAGCTTTGGGTGCTCCTTATTCTTATTTAGCTATTGGAATCCAAAAATGTGCAAATACAGTTAATCTTTTTCAGACTGCAGAGCAGTTAGGGGCAGATTATATTTTGGCCCAAGATATAACTAAATCAAATATATTAGAACTGCTAAATAAATTAAATTATTATCTTAACCAAAATGATTATATTTATTTAAGTATTTGTGCTGATGTTTTTTCCTCAGCTATTGCTCCAGGTGTAAGCTCTACTCAGCCTCTTGGAATTGAAGCGGAAATTGCTTTGGATTTGATCAAACATATAATTAAATCGAAAAAAGTTATTAGTTTTGATATTGCTGAAGTTTCACCCCGGTTTGATTTAGATAATTCCACTGCTAAATTAGCAGCTATTATAATTTTTGCTGTAGTTAATACTTTAGTTGGG includes these proteins:
- the hutH gene encoding histidine ammonia-lyase is translated as MKELIIDGSKLTLKDIVEVARKSRTVKLAEKAKEKINKSREIVDKFVEREEVVYGITTGFGELSEICIPKAEVEQLQENLICSHACGVGEAFAEEVVRTIMLLRANALAAGVSGIRVSTLETLLEMLNKKVHPVIPEKGSLGASGDLASLAHMVLVMINKGEAFYQGARISGKEALTKANIEPVTLKAKEGLALINGTQVMTAVGALTVYDAINLAKLADISAAMTLEAAKGITDPFDQRVHAVRPHKHQQGTAKDLLRLTEGSQLTTRQGEIRVQDAYTLRCLPQIHGASRDAIEYVKDKIDIEINSVTDNPLIFTETEDVISGGNFHGQPVALAFDFLGIAIAELANVAERRIERLVNPKLSGLPAFLVEEEGLNSGFMITQYAAASLVSENKVLAHPASVDSIPSSANQEDHVSMGTIGARKARDILYNTSRVLAIELITAAQAIDLINPGGDKLGKGTKAAYQVVRDNVKKLVKDRVMYKDINKSAELIEKEEVVKAVEKAIGTLNQELEE
- the hutG gene encoding formimidoylglutamase, giving the protein MSFKKYYKKVNKDVWQGRVDDSEDFTAFRWHQWVEFIDLNNCDLSLQAAETGICFLGFCSDQGVKRNGGRPGAAKGPISIRKELANLPIQFTKETKLFDAGNIISPDQALEKQQESLALAVAKVLDLGLFPILLGGGHEIAFGHYSGLLKSKYKLQKDAQIGVINFDAHFDMRPYQNGGNSGTMFRQIADQCQALGAPYSYLAIGIQKCANTVNLFQTAEQLGADYILAQDITKSNILELLNKLNYYLNQNDYIYLSICADVFSSAIAPGVSSTQPLGIEAEIALDLIKHIIKSKKVISFDIAEVSPRFDLDNSTAKLAAIIIFAVVNTLVGEEFH